The Gossypium arboreum isolate Shixiya-1 chromosome 2, ASM2569848v2, whole genome shotgun sequence region AGAAGACCCTTGGGTTGCCCAGGCGGTGATTACGGCTTCATAATCTAAGCTCAAAAgtgtcttccttttcttcttttttgcaGTATTCTCCTGACATTCCCCATCCTCTTTACTCTTCATTGCTACCTCTTCCTTTACCAACTCATCCACCCCTCCACAGCTTGGTGGAGTGTCATAGTTAAAGCTCAACTCAAAGGGTTCTCTCCCCATGCCACCTTCAAAACTCTCTTCGTCTTCAATCTTCACTTGACCGTTTCCGTATGAATACTCCCTCAAGTCTTTGTCTTTGGAGCCTGTTAGACCCAGCTCCACCATAGTAAAGGACTCATTCTCAAGACCCTTTCCAAGCAAACTCTCAACATCAGCTGCAAACTCTGCAAGATCCATCTCAGACGGGAAAAGCCCATGTGAACCATCAACATCTTGTCCCAAGAAAGCTTTAGATTCAGTTGCAGTAGTTTCAGCTTCATTTCCTACAGCACTCACCGCAGCTTCAGTTGACGTTGTAGAAGTGCATAATTCAGCAACAAAGGGGTCAAATATTGGTACCCTATAAAGAAGCTGTTCCTCTTCATTCTCTTCATTGAATAACTCATCAATACCAACTTCTGGCACAACAGGAACCGGGTTGTTCTTAGCTTTAAGTAGCTTTCGATGAATGGAGCCCTTCACGGGTCGCCTTGTCCTTGCCTTTCTGGTAAACCCTCTATCCCACGTGGGTGAAAAACTCTCCAAAGGAAGTTCATCACCTGAGGACTTAACTGAAGCAGTTTTCAGGCGGACTCTTTTATGTCTACGAGCAAGTGGATTGGCCGAATGAACTGAAGAATCGCAGGCTTGACAAAGAAAAGCATCATCAGCAGCACAGTACCAACGAGCCCGTTTCTTTATACAGCTATCACAAGCTCTAACGGTTTTGGCACCAACGGCGTTCGCCATCTTTTTGCTAGATATCATTGAACTAATACCCCGATTAATTAGTTCAAATTACGAGAGAAACAGAGAGAAACTGGGATTCCAAAATCAATGTTACAAAGCATAGAAATTAAGTTCAAGAAAATAAAATCTGAGAACCATCAATCAAGCCAAAGATGAACTGCGCTTTATTTTAAAATACCTTTTTGAAGTGGTACAATTATTGTGCTTATGGTGTGGAGGTCTGACCCACAAACTGCTCTTTTATAGAAACCCTTCAAAAAGTCTTCATCCTCAAatttttagataaaatttaaattttaaaaatgatattattaaaaaaattttacttaaataatatcTTTTtaattggttaaaatatatattagatttaTAGAACACTCATGACCTACCTAAAAAGAAAGTATATAAAAAGTATATTTATTAAGAATTGTCGTAAAAACTTACTGATTTTTTAGCATATTTTCATAAACACAtaacttaatttttatttagttaaatCCTAATACCAATTCAATAATGATAAAAAGTTGGGATGCACTTTTGGGTCCATTAAACAGTGAGGGATTGCGCTTTTGGGTCCACAACAAGGCCTTATCTGGATTCCCATTGGTTGATACCATAAAGTTGATCCTAAACTGTGTCATCTCATTGGCTACATCTCAAATCCGAAGGATTTCGCGTGGGTCCCAAGCACCAAAGATGAGAATGAGTCTCCAGGATTTCACTGTCAATCTTTTCTCCTACCCTTCCTTGGCTATGGTTGTGAATAAGACCCTTTTGTTTCTAAGTCCTCCCCCCGCCCCCAGCTATTGTTGTGAGTTCACAGCACAGTACCCGTTTTGGGCGGTCCCCTTTCCCTGCTTGCcttatccatttttctttttctcaacCTCTCTCTCAGTATATCTCACTGCAACTGTATCATGCAAAACCAAAGAAACAAATCTAATAAATAGTGATCTTACTGTTTCATGCACTGTTACTATTTTCAGCTTTAAACCAAGTTTTGTTCATATCTGTAGAAGAAGTCATTCCCAATGGCAAGAAATCCAGTTTTACCCCGGACActtggcaaaaaaaaaaattaaaattaatacttaaaatcaaaattaagtCGATAAGTCATGTCATTTGGGCTCCTAAGTCATAAATGATAAATACGGCTCTTGGGATATATGTGGAAAAACTTGGCAAATAGCTTTTGAGCCTTAAATAGTTTGACAAATTAAAAGATAGAATGGAGCATTTATGGATTGTGGTTTTTCGCATGTAAGTTGAAGGGATTAAAAGATGATGTGGAGATCTAACCCTATTACATACAAAAATCTCAATTTGACTAACCCTCACAATTTGGTTATTTTGAATGTTaattcatcaactttctcgaCTTAATCAATTTAACATGCTCAATTTATCCATTTTTTGGAATTTAAAAAATTTCCTCCCGTGTACCATATTTCTAAAAATTACTTTTGGGTACAACTATCTTTACTTGATTgaaatatgttttattattattattatttagggtGTGTTTGATAATTCTTTGAAAATGAAAATCTTtgacatttgatttttttttaaaattgtgtttgatAACAATATTAGCTTTttacttaatataaaattttaataaaaaaatgttgAATATGATAAGTAAGTAGATAACTGCTTATCACTTAATGTGGAAAATATTAAGTTAATTTTACTTTTCAAAatcttatttttgaaataaattattttctcattttattaaaaattaaaatattccaAATTTATCTTTAACTTTTATTCTAAATTGttcaaaatgaaataaataataccgtattaataagattaaaattatgaaattatgaattttgaaaaattaatgtttactattattgcataaaataattttacttggtgcttaattttattaatatatcgaacagttttataatataaattcaacactaaaaatttagtacttaatttttaatttatcaaataaaattgaatttaagttaattaagttaagtaataaaaatattaaaatgttggGATGGTATTAATGGTTGAGTTAGCTAATTGGGATTTAGTTTGGGATTTGAATAGTTTAAATTATACTGtacattatatttaaaataattttaaaaataaatataatttaattaagttaatcGGTTCGATATCTATCATACGTAATCATATGTACAGGTTTTTGAGTCCCATCTTGTATAAGAGTTTTAGTCTAGTTAGTTGGCTTTAGTCTTGTCTGTATCAGTTTGATTGTACTTGGTAGTTACTTGGACAATCCGCTTGTAATAGTTTGATACTTGTGAAAACGCGTTTGGAAAGTCAAAGGGTAATTAAATTTGGATGTAATTACTGCCTAATTACTCTAATTCCCACCCTTCccctaaaaattaaaaaaatgtaatTGGGTGTGTAATGACCAGATAGTCAGGGGTGTGGGAAAACATATTTCTGAGACTCCGTTTTCGTAAATCagacaaataaatatttttaattatatatttacaaGGCTATCTTAGTAGCTAATTAATTTTGGGATTAGTAAATTTCGTGAAATTAGGAGTTATTaaggtatagggactaaatcgcgtaagggttaaaagttgaattataaattgaaAGAAATAGAAAGGACTAAAGTagcaaatttaccatttattaAAATGGTGGGAGGTGGCGGGTTATGGTTTAATGAATTTTCTTgtgtatatgttatatattaaagtaactttaataataatgataataataataataataaagataataaaatgaaaacataataaagaaatagaaagaaagTGGAAAGAAAGATGAAACAATTGCAtgcaaattaaagaaaagaaaagaaagaaacaaagccccaaactttcaaatttcaattggttagttaatttagtctcattttcttataatttttacatttttagaattTCGGTACTTAGGGCTACCTGACCCATATTGTAATTTTTAGTATTGTTTAAGATTTTAGATGTTGAAATTGTTGAATAGTttaagtattagggattaaatagatagatttttaagttagaaatgaaaaaggactaaattgtggaattaattgttaattttgaataatagggactaaattgtgaaaaattcaaaattaagggCTCGAATTGGAAAAGAAGCTAAATGTGGTCTAGAgtaaaattagtataaaaatatgaagttaaatGTGAAGGTTAAAATTAGTTTCGgtttagggacttaattgaagaaaaagcaaaatatagtgtgaaaatttaaaattaatgtgaaattgaaatgtgtaatattaatGTGATTTAGTTGTTTTATTTCATTGCTAACGTCATGCCGAAATCCTTAAGTAAAAAGGGAAAGGATAAAATCGACGTCGAATAGCTCGGAAATCAcgatttgtgtttctataatccgaatgaAATATTAGATTATTCCATATATAATTGTTTGCATATGGTAAGCATTTGAGGTGAGTACTTTGGTACTTTGGGAttgaattaaattcataattgaaattaaatggattgattttgtatattatgaaatgtattgattatgaatatatgtgtattgagaaaaatgtgattattatcaaattgaatatatgattatatatgatgatatacattcatgaaattgagacattagttgtattgaaaagtgaaatgaatcCCTATTAACTATATTAGGTTGAGTCAGATAtggatggcatgccataggataggaagagtttagaGATTTCTTCGACCTCGAATCAATGAGGCACTAGGTGACAATTTGCTTCgatttaaccgatgagacactaggtgtcaattcGTATAACGTTGGGCACAATTATTACTTtggatttatccgatgaggcattgggtgccaaattGGTATGTTGGTTAGgtccgtgtatccgtctgagtccgtGTCGTATTAATAGgggaaagtaaaataataatttatatgattgatattgaaatgacaAAGATGAGAAATGAATATGAGATGCGCAAATATTGAAATGACAAATATGAGAAATGATCATGAGATGAGAAATGAGATATGAAATGATGAATTAATATGTGAAACTTGAATAAATTCAAGTATTGATCAAAGATATGAATCATGCCATTGTATGAGATGATGTATTCAAATGTTAAATGAAATGGCATTGATATATGCTTATATATTTGAACATGTGAAAATCTTAGTAGATGTGAATAAGGAATGAGCAAAAATTATACTATTGAACTGAAACACATGAACATAGCTTACTTTGTTGcattttgataaaccataaaattaacacgttttaatcccatgcttatcatgtttttggatgatttattatttaatttagtgaatttgatgctcttaatcctttaattacatgttttatacttaggggagcataggggaacaaaaggagcagaaaacgggccaaaaatagacaaAGCGGGCTGATTTAAAGATCTACACGGCTGAGACCATTTCCACACGggctgagcacacgcccgtgtgagccacacgggctatcCACATGCCCATGTCGATTTCACTCCTTGTTTCCCAAACACGagaaaaaagccaatttttagggtttctgagcattctaaagtttatataAACACACTAGAATTAGACTTAAAGGGAACACACAGAGTAGAAAGTAGAAAAGACTCGAAGAATGCTATTGGAATCATCTCGGAAGCAGAtccacttcaagattgaagatctccattcaaatttcactcgAAGTTTATTTAGGTTTTTTATGTCTTGctgtttttctaaatttgagatgttctccttttacattatgaactaaactccctaaatacctagggaggatgaaaactacgatggatcttattatttaattatctgaattacacgataaatacttgttcttgtttttaattatgtgttcttaatcattgtcttaatattttcaggatattaatccaagtttgctgtgcttatttagtggagcaaaagtctctgtttaatagtagatctagcataattaagcggagttgcatgcaatcctagaaataggacgacataaatctaccggattagagtcaaatctaataggggaattaGTTAATAtgacgataggggttttaattagaaagagatttcaattaatcaacctagagtcaattgttcttagtctcgaaagagatattaacataatttagggatttctacagataaagacaagtgaataaatcgtttgattcagcgtcagaataataagtgaagtctaggtggattctttcttgggtattgtctctctcattggttttcttaaatattttccCAATTTGATCTCTGTTGCGTtcatagttaattagtttaatttagattaaaacaaatccctttaattataggctaaataatagaaagatagttattactagtacttttagtcctcgtggatacgatatttcgagactcaccatagctatactactaaTTGATAGGTGCGTTTGCCTTAGTCGAAATATTAGTTAGTTTCATGACccacaagtttttggcaccgtttctggggactaaaatattaggaacacttaatttttattaatttagccaattttattttattgcattcaatttttgttttagctttatatttaattactaatttttcttttatttgcttctggcaggtttctttagtttatgactagaagaaatctgTCGGGACCATTGCTTTTTAATAGTGAAATTGAAAGTACAACTCGTAGAAATCGTAGAGAAATAAGGCGGAGTCTACAGTATATAGAGAAAGAGCATGAGGACGATACCAATATTAccaaggagatggctaaaaatcatAATAATCTTCTATCTCCTGTGGTTGCCGCAAATCCTataaatcaaaatcctactcctcgtactatgtacgagTATGCCAAGCCTAATTTAGcgggggctgaatcgagtattgtgagacctgctattgctgcaaataacttCAAACTGAAGCCAAACACCATTCAGATGATCCAACAGTTTATTCAgttcgatggtttgcaagatgaggatccaaatactcatttggctaacttTCTGGAGTACTGTGATACTTtcaaattaatggtgtttctgatgatgccattcgccttcggttatttcccttttcattaaggaataaggctaaatagtggttgaactctttaccacgaggttctatcactacttgggaccAAATAACCGAAAATTTTCTATTGAAATACTTTCCACCGGCCAAAACGGAAAAGTTGAGCAATGATATCTCTTTCTTTGTGCAAATGGACTTAGAAACTTTATATGATGCATggagaggtataaggatttattgagaaggtgtcTTCACCATGAGTTACCCTTATGGTtacaggttcagactttttacaatggtttgaacccctcaactagaCAATTGATAGATGCAGCCGCCGGCGGTACcctaaacaacaaaacacctgaggaggcttatgagttcattgaagagatgtcattgaataattatcagtggcaagtcatgaggacaaaaccgACAAAAGCtgttggtgttttcaacctcgacgtggtcaccatgttatcaaaccaggtagagcacttaaataaaaagattgatagtttatatggttctacgcaggtataTCCAATGATACAGTAAGATACAAGTGGAGAAGGGATGAATAATCCAGAATGCCTAGCTTATAACCCTAGTACAACGaacgaacaagtcaactatataggtaacaattctagacctcagaataacccctatagtaatacttacaatgcaggttagaggaaccatcccaacttctcttggggtggtcaaggtaATCAAAGGCCACAACCCCCTCTAGGTTTTCAACAACTACCTTACCAGTAGGAGAAGAatccgaaccttgaggagatgctaacgaatTTATCTCGGTGATTACACACGACTGTGCAACATGAACGTGTGAACCACAtgacctggacacacgggcgtgtcctaggccatgtgcAGACAGGGCTGAAATGTTAAATCACACACGAGCTATACAACACACACCCGTGTTACCCAACATGGACCGTTACACGACCATGTAATTAATAAAACCCCCAATccctatttttttttacttttgtctTCTTCCCTAACTCTCCCCCCTAGCCGACGCATCACCACAACCTCCCACCGTCCGACCATCAGCCTCTCCTCCACCGTTTGTTCACCCAGTCCTCCCTCATTTCCCCAGTCCTCCCCTCAAATCCACAACAACCACGACCCACGGCCCCCTCACTTTaccacttttccttcccctttTCCCCTCTCTTCTTCCCCCTTTCTTTTCCCCTACCCGTTCGACCACCAGCCCGCCTccctcatttcttttcttttcccatTCGAGCCCCCTTCCCTCACCTGAAATCCCTTCTCTTTCAACCACCACCGACCTCCCTAACTCGAACCACACTCCCACACCGGCACCATACCAGTCTCCATACAGCCGTCGCTGaccgataaccaccaccgtcGGTTACACTCACTTAACccttttatgattattattgattattatattttatttctttattatttattaatttattgttattattattattttatttctttctttctttactactatttcattttgttgggttttattcgAGTTCTTATTAATTTTTGTTTACGATTATTATTTTGCTTTAGGCATTgtcattattattaatttttctttCACTATTTTTAATGCTTTCAAATGATATTGTTCTTTCTCATAGTTGTTCTTacttattaagattatttacttttaatttttgaGCTTATTCTTGATTCTTTGGACAAATATTATTCTTTGAACAAATATTATGCATGCAGTTCCTTTTTAGTTTTCTTATTTCTGATCTTATACATGCATTTTTATTAGTAGTCATTATTAGTATCCTTTATTTTTACAGTATTTCCACTTATGGCAGTAGTTTATTTAGATATTCTATTCTACATTAGTCAAATTGTTGAAGCTCCACTCAGATTCATATCTCATATTAGCACACCTCCATTATGTTGATTCGTCCATTGAATCTATTTGATCACTTTATTGCAAATTTTTCATGACGAACACATGAGGTAAATCCAAAGTCGCCGTCCCCACTTTGAAAAAGT contains the following coding sequences:
- the LOC108472155 gene encoding zinc finger protein CONSTANS-LIKE 16 — translated: MISSKKMANAVGAKTVRACDSCIKKRARWYCAADDAFLCQACDSSVHSANPLARRHKRVRLKTASVKSSGDELPLESFSPTWDRGFTRKARTRRPVKGSIHRKLLKAKNNPVPVVPEVGIDELFNEENEEEQLLYRVPIFDPFVAELCTSTTSTEAAVSAVGNEAETTATESKAFLGQDVDGSHGLFPSEMDLAEFAADVESLLGKGLENESFTMVELGLTGSKDKDLREYSYGNGQVKIEDEESFEGGMGREPFELSFNYDTPPSCGGVDELVKEEVAMKSKEDGECQENTAKKKKRKTLLSLDYEAVITAWATQGSSWTSGGKPDLDPDECWPDCMRNGGTEVQQSYSGLIGMGGQQQAMGDGGREARVSRYREKRRTRLFSKKIRYEVRKLNAEKRPRMKGRFVKRASFLAGPAFPLLNK